A genomic window from Lutra lutra chromosome 17, mLutLut1.2, whole genome shotgun sequence includes:
- the CIC gene encoding protein capicua homolog isoform X7: protein MYSAHRPLVPASGAASRGLGMFVWTNVEPRSVAVFPWHSLVPFLAPSQPDPSVQPSEAQQPASHPVASTQSKEPAESAAVAHEQPPGGTGNADPGRPPGATCPESPGPGPPHTLGVVEPGKGPPPTTEEEAPGPPGEPRLDSETESDHDDAFLSIMSPEIQLPLPPGKRRTQSLSALPKERDSSSEKDGRSPNKREKDHIRRPMNAFMIFSKRHRALVHQRHPNQDNRTVSKILGEWWYALGPKEKQKYHDLAFQVKEAHFKAHPDWKWCNKDRKKSSSEAKPASLGLAGGHKETRERSMSETGTAAAPGVSSELLSVAAQTLLSSDTKAPGSGSCGTERLHTVGGPGSARPRAFSHSGVHSLDGGEVDSQALQELTQMVSGPASYSGPKPSTQYGAPGPFSASGEGGALAAGGRPPLLPTRASRSQRAASEDMTSDEERMVICEEEGDDDVIADDGFGATDIDLKCKERVTDSESGDSSGEDPEGSKGFGRKVFSPVIRSSFTHCRPPLDPEPPGPPDPSPPAFGKGYGPTPSSSSSSPASSSAATSFPLGSGTFKAQESGQGSTAGPLRPPPPGAGGPGTPSKATRFLPSDPAAFRRKRPESVGGLEPPGPSVIAAPPGGGGSVLQTLVLPPNKEEREGSGTRMPSAPAPSLAYGAPTAPLSRPAATMVTNVVRPVSSTPVPIASKPFPTSGRAEASPNDTVGARTEPVTGSRAPGSSPLGVSLVYSDKKSAASSPAPHLVAGPLLSTVGKAPATVTNLLVGTPGYGAPAPPAVQFIAQGAPGSGATTGSGAGAGSGPNGPVPLGILQPGTLGKAGGITQVQYILPTLPQQLQVAPAPTPAPGTKAAAPGGPAPTTSIRFTLPPGTSTNGKVLAATAPTPGIPILQSVPSAPPPKAQSVSPVQAPPPGGSAQLLPGKVLVPLAAPSMSVRAGGAGQPLPLVSPPFSVPVQNGAQPPSKIIQLTPVPVSTPSGLVPPLSPATLSGPTSQPQKVLLPSSTRITYVQSAGGHALPLGTSPTSSQAGTVTSYGPTSSVALGFTSLGPSGPAFVQPLLSGQAPLLAPGQVGVSPVPSPQLPPACTAPGGPVITAFYPGSPAPTSSAPLAQPSQAPPGLVYTVATSTTPPAATILPKGPPAPATATPAPTSPFPNAAGSMTYSLVAPKAQRPTPKAPQKVKAAIASIPVGSFEAGAPGRSGSAARQPLEPGPARELPTPESELEGQPATPAPPPPPETWAPMARSSPPPPPPAEERTSSKGSETVASKFPSSSSSDWRVPGLGLESRGEPPTPPSPAPAPASAPSGSGSSSSEGSSGRAAGDTPERKEAAGTGKKVKVRPPPLKKTFDSVDKVLSEVDFEERFAELPEFRPEEVLPSPTLQSLATSPRAILGSYRKKRKNSTDLDSAPEDPTSPKRKMRRRSSCSSEPNTPKSAKCEGDIFTFDRTGTEAEDVLGELEYEKVPYSSLRRTLDQRRALVMQLFQDHGFFPSAQATAAFQARYADIFPSKVCLQLKIREVRQKIMQAATPTEQPPGAEAPLPAPPPTGTAAAPVPTPSPAGGPDPTSPGSDSGTAPAAPPLPPPPEPGPGQPGWEGPPQPSPPPPGPSTAATGR from the exons ATGTACTCAGCCCACAGGCCCCTGGTGCCCGCGTCCGGCGCGGCCTCCCGTGGCCTCGGCATGTTCG TGTGGACAAATGTGGAGCCTCGCTCTGTTGCCGTGTTCCCCTGGCACTCCTTAGTCCCTTTTCTGGCCCCCAGCCAGCCCGACCCCTCTGTGCAGCCAAGTGAGGCCCAGCAACCTGCCAGCCACCCAGTGGCCTCCACCCAGAGCAAAG aACCTGCTGAGTCGGCGGCTGTCGCTCATGAGCAGCCACCAGGTGGGACAGGGAATGCTGATCCTGGGCGGCCCCCTGGAGCCACCTGccctgagagcccagggcccggACCCCCCCACACTTTGGGGGTGGTGGAACCTGGAAAGGGTCCCCCTCCCACCACTGAGGAGGAGGCCCCTGGCCCTCCAGGAGAGCCCCGGCTGGACAGTGAGACGGAGAGTGACCATGATGATGC CTTCCTCTCCATCATGTCTCCCGAGATCCAGTTGCCCCTGCCACCCGGGAAACGCCGGACCCAGTCCCTCAGTGCCCTGCCAAAGGAACGAGACTCCTCTTCGGAGAAGGATGGACGCAGCCCCAACAAG CGGGAGAAGGACCATATTCGGCGGCCCATGAACGCCTTCATGATCTTCAGCAAGCGGCACCGGGCCCTGGTCCACCAGCGTCACCCCAACCAGGACAACCGGACCGTCAGCAAGATTCTGGGCGAGTGGTGGTATGCCCTGGGGCCCAAGGAGAAGCAGAAGTACCATGACCTGGCCTTCCAG gTGAAAGAGGCCCACTTTAAGGCTCACCCAGACTGGAAGTGGTGCAACAAGGACCGGAAGAAGTCCAGCTCAGAGGCCAAGCCTGCGAGCCTGGGGCTAGCAGGAGGACACAAGGAGACTCGGGAGCGGAGCATGTCTGAGACGGGGACTGCCGCTGCCCCTGGAG TGTCCTCGGAGCTTCTCTCCGTCGCAGCCCAGACACTCCTGAGCTCGGATACCAAGGCTCCAGGGAGTGGTTCCTGTGGGACAGAGCGTCTGCACACAGTGGGGGGACCTGGCTCGGCCCGGCCCCGAGCCTTCTCCCACAGTGGGGTCCACAGCCTGGATGGTGGGGAAGTAGATAGCCAGGCACTACAGGAACTGACTCag ATGGTGTCCGGCCCCGCATCCTATTCTGGTCCAAAGCCTtccacccagtatggggctccaGGCCCCTTCTCAGCCTCTGGTGAGGGAGGTGCCCTGGCGGCTGGCGGGCGACCCCCGCTGCTGCCCACCCGGGCCTCCCGTTCCCAGCGTGCAGCCAGTGAGGACATGACAAGTGACGAGGAACGCATGGTCATctgtgaggaggagggagacgATGATGTCATTG CTGATGATGGCTTCGGCGCCACTGACATTGACCTCAAGTGCAAGGAGCGGGTGACTGACAGCGAGAGCGGAGACAGCTCTGGGGAGGACCCAGAGGGCAGCAAG GGTTTTGGCCGGAAGGTGTTCTCGCCTGTGATTCGTTCCTCCTTTACCCATTGCCGCCCACCATTGGACCCTGAGCCCCCAGGGCCCCCGGATCCATCACCTCCAGCCTTTGGCAAAGGCTATGGGCCCACCCCGTCGTCGTCCTCGTcctcacctgcctcctcctcagccGCCACCTCCTTCCCACTGGGCTCAGGGACCTTCAAGGCCCAGGAGTCAGGTCAGGGCAGCACAGCAGGCCCACTACGACCCCCacctcctggggctgggggcccagggaCACCTTCCAAGGCCACCCGGTTCCTCCCATCGGATCCTGCCGCCTTCCGGCGCAAGAGACCTGAAAGTGTGGGAGGCCTGGAGCCACCAGGCCCCTCGGTCATTGCAGCACCTCCTGGCGGGGGAGGAAGTGTCCTGCAGACGCTGGTCCTGCCCCCAAATAAGGAGGAACGGGAAGGCAGCGGAACCCGCATGCCCTCGGCCCCAGCCCCGTCACTGGCCTATGGGGCTCCAACAGCCCCGTTGTCCCGCCCAGCTGCTACCATGGTCACCAATGTGGTGCGGCCTGTCAGTAGCACTCCTGTGCCCATCGCCTCTaagcccttccccacctctggcCGGGCTGAGGCATCTCCAAATGACACTGTGGGTGCCAGGACTGAGCCGGTCACGGGGTCCCGGGCGCCAGGGAGCTCCCCGCTGGGTGTAAGCTTAGTGTACTCGGACAAGAAGTCGGCAGCCTCTTCGCCGGCCCCGCATCTGGTGGCTGGGCCCCTCCTCAGTACCGTGGGAAAGGCCCCTGCCACAGTCACCAACCTGCTGGTGGGCACACCGGGTTATGGGGCCCCAGCGCCCCCTGCTGTTCAGTTCATAGCCCAGGGGGCCCCTGGCAGTGGAGCCACCACAGGCTCTGGAGCAGGTGCTGGGAGTGGCCCCAATGGGCCAGTGCCCCTGGGCATCTTGCAGCCAGGCACCTTGGGCAAGGCTGGGGGAATCACCCAGGTGCAGTACATCCTGCCCACGCTGCCCCAGCAGCTTCAGGTGGCGCCTGCCCCGACACCAGCCCCTGGGACCAAGGCAGCAGCTCCTGGCGGCCCCGCACCAACCACCAGCATCCGTTTCACCCTCCCCCCGGGCACCTCCACCAACGGCAAAGTTCTGGCAGCCACCGCACCCACCCCTGGCATCCCCATCCTGCAGTCCgtaccctctgccccacctcccaaaG cCCAGTCGGTGTCTCCTGTACAGGCTCcgcccccgggtggctcagcccagCTTCTGCCCGGGAAGGTACTGGTGCCCTTGGCGGCCCCTAGCATGTCTGTGCGGGCTGGAGGGGCTGGCCAGCCACTGCCCCTGGTGAGCCCGCCTTTCTCAGTACCTGTGCAGAACGGGGCCCAGCCACCCAGCAAG ATCATCCAGCTGACTCCAGTGCCCGTGAGCACACCCAGCGGCCTGGTGCCGCCCCTCAGCCCAGCCACACTCTCCGGACCCACCTCCCAGCCTCAGAAGGTCCTGCTGCCCTCCTCTACCAG AATCACCTACGTGCAGTCGGCGGGTGGGCACGCCTTGCCCCTGGGCACCAGCCCTACGTCCAGCCAGGCTGGAACAGTCACCTCGTATGGGCCCACGAGCTCGGTAGCCCTAGGCTTCACCTCGCTGGGGCCCAGTGGACCCGCCTTTGTGCAGCCCCTGCTTTCAG GCCAAGCTCCGTTGCTGGCTCCTGGCCAGGTGGGCGTGTCGCCAGTGCCCAGCCCCCAGCTGCCGCCAGCCTGCACAGCCCCCGGAGGTCCCGTCATCACTGCATTTTACCCTGGCAGCCCTGCACCCACCTCCTCAGCACCCCTAGCCCAGCCATCCCAGGCTCCCCCGGGTCTGGTCTACACCGTGGCCACTAGCACCACCCCACCTGCTGCCACCATCCTGCCAAAGGGCCCACCAGCCCCTGCCACTGCCACCCCGGCCCCTACCAGCCCTTTCCCTAATGCTGCAG GCTCCATGACCTACAGCTTAGTGGCCCCCAAGGCCCAGCGGCCCACCCCCAAGGCCCCCCAGAAAGTGAAGGCAGCCATTGCCAGCATTCCCGTGGGTTCCTTCGAGGCAGGTGCCCCTGGGCGGTCAGGCTCTGCAGCCCGGCAGCCCTTGGAGCCTGGCCCAGCCCGGGAGCTCCCTACCCCTGAGTCTGAGCTTGAGGGGCAGCCTGCAACACCggcccctccaccacccccagaGACCTGGGCTCCCATGGCCCGGAGcagccccccgcctcccccacctGCTGAGGAGCGGACAAGCAGCAAGGGCTCTGAGACTGTG GCCAGCAAATTCCCCAGCTCTTCGTCTTCAGACTGGCGAGTCCCTGGGCTGGGTCTGGAGAGCCGTGGGgagcctcccacccctcccagcccagcgCCAGCTCCGGCCTCAGCCCCCAGCggcagtggcagcagcagcagtgaGGGCAGCAGTGGGAGGGCAGCCGGGGACACCCCTGAGCGCAAGGAGGCCGCTGGTACCGGCAAGAAGGTGAAGGTGCGGCCCCCGCCCCTGAAGAAGACCTTTGACTCTGTGGACAA GGTCCTGTCAGAGGTGGACTTCGAAGAGCGCTTTGCTGAGCTGCCTGAGTTCCGGCCTGAGGAGGTGCTGCCTTCGCCCACCCTGCAGTCTCTGGCCACCTCGCCCCGGGCCATCCTGGGCTCCTACCGCAAGAAGAGGAAGAACTCCACCG ACCTGGACTCGGCCCCTGAGGACCCCACCTCGCCCAAGCGCAAGATGAGGAGACGCTCCAGCtgcagctcagagcccaacacccCCAAGAGTGCCAAGTGCGAGGGGGACATCTTCACCTTCGACCGTACAG GTACGGAAGCGGAGGATGTGCTCGGGGAGCTGGAATACGAGAAGGTGCCATACTCTTCCCTGCGGCGTACCCTGGACCAGCGTCGGGCCCTGGTCATGCAGCTCTTCCAGGACCATGGCTTCTTCCCATCAG CCCAGGCCACGGCAGCTTTCCAGGCCCGCTACGCAGACATCTTCCCCTCCAAGGTGTGTCTGCAGTTGAAGATCCGTGAGGTGCGCCAGAAGATCATGCAGGCGGCCACTCCCACGGAGCAGCCCCCTGGAGCTGAGGCCCCCCTTCCTGCACCGCCCCCCACTGGCACTGCTGctgcccctgtccccactcccagccctgctgggggCCCTGACCCCACCTCACCTGGCTCGGACTCTGGCACAGCTCCAGCTGCCCCGCCACTGCCTCCGCCTCCGGAGCCAGGTCCCGGACAGCCTGGCTGGGAGGGCCCCCCCCagccgtcccccccaccccccggcccctcCACAGCTGCCACAGGCAGGTGA
- the CIC gene encoding protein capicua homolog isoform X6: protein MYSAHRPLVPASGAASRGLGMFVWTNVEPRSVAVFPWHSLVPFLAPSQPDPSVQPSEAQQPASHPVASTQSKEPAESAAVAHEQPPGGTGNADPGRPPGATCPESPGPGPPHTLGVVEPGKGPPPTTEEEAPGPPGEPRLDSETESDHDDAFLSIMSPEIQLPLPPGKRRTQSLSALPKERDSSSEKDGRSPNKREKDHIRRPMNAFMIFSKRHRALVHQRHPNQDNRTVSKILGEWWYALGPKEKQKYHDLAFQVKEAHFKAHPDWKWCNKDRKKSSSEAKPASLGLAGGHKETRERSMSETGTAAAPGVSSELLSVAAQTLLSSDTKAPGSGSCGTERLHTVGGPGSARPRAFSHSGVHSLDGGEVDSQALQELTQMVSGPASYSGPKPSTQYGAPGPFSASGEGGALAAGGRPPLLPTRASRSQRAASEDMTSDEERMVICEEEGDDDVIADDGFGATDIDLKCKERVTDSESGDSSGEDPEGSKGFGRKVFSPVIRSSFTHCRPPLDPEPPGPPDPSPPAFGKGYGPTPSSSSSSPASSSAATSFPLGSGTFKAQESGQGSTAGPLRPPPPGAGGPGTPSKATRFLPSDPAAFRRKRPESVGGLEPPGPSVIAAPPGGGGSVLQTLVLPPNKEEREGSGTRMPSAPAPSLAYGAPTAPLSRPAATMVTNVVRPVSSTPVPIASKPFPTSGRAEASPNDTVGARTEPVTGSRAPGSSPLGVSLVYSDKKSAASSPAPHLVAGPLLSTVGKAPATVTNLLVGTPGYGAPAPPAVQFIAQGAPGSGATTGSGAGAGSGPNGPVPLGILQPGTLGKAGGITQVQYILPTLPQQLQVAPAPTPAPGTKAAAPGGPAPTTSIRFTLPPGTSTNGKVLAATAPTPGIPILQSVPSAPPPKAQSVSPVQAPPPGGSAQLLPGKVLVPLAAPSMSVRAGGAGQPLPLVSPPFSVPVQNGAQPPSKIIQLTPVPVSTPSGLVPPLSPATLSGPTSQPQKVLLPSSTRITYVQSAGGHALPLGTSPTSSQAGTVTSYGPTSSVALGFTSLGPSGPAFVQPLLSGQAPLLAPGQVGVSPVPSPQLPPACTAPGGPVITAFYPGSPAPTSSAPLAQPSQAPPGLVYTVATSTTPPAATILPKGPPAPATATPAPTSPFPNAAGSMTYSLVAPKAQRPTPKAPQKVKAAIASIPVGSFEAGAPGRSGSAARQPLEPGPARELPTPESELEGQPATPAPPPPPETWAPMARSSPPPPPPAEERTSSKGSETVASKFPSSSSSDWRVPGLGLESRGEPPTPPSPAPAPASAPSGSGSSSSEGSSGRAAGDTPERKEAAGTGKKVKVRPPPLKKTFDSVDNRVLSEVDFEERFAELPEFRPEEVLPSPTLQSLATSPRAILGSYRKKRKNSTDLDSAPEDPTSPKRKMRRRSSCSSEPNTPKSAKCEGDIFTFDRTGTEAEDVLGELEYEKVPYSSLRRTLDQRRALVMQLFQDHGFFPSAQATAAFQARYADIFPSKVCLQLKIREVRQKIMQAATPTEQPPGAEAPLPAPPPTGTAAAPVPTPSPAGGPDPTSPGSDSGTAPAAPPLPPPPEPGPGQPGWEGPPQPSPPPPGPSTAATGR, encoded by the exons ATGTACTCAGCCCACAGGCCCCTGGTGCCCGCGTCCGGCGCGGCCTCCCGTGGCCTCGGCATGTTCG TGTGGACAAATGTGGAGCCTCGCTCTGTTGCCGTGTTCCCCTGGCACTCCTTAGTCCCTTTTCTGGCCCCCAGCCAGCCCGACCCCTCTGTGCAGCCAAGTGAGGCCCAGCAACCTGCCAGCCACCCAGTGGCCTCCACCCAGAGCAAAG aACCTGCTGAGTCGGCGGCTGTCGCTCATGAGCAGCCACCAGGTGGGACAGGGAATGCTGATCCTGGGCGGCCCCCTGGAGCCACCTGccctgagagcccagggcccggACCCCCCCACACTTTGGGGGTGGTGGAACCTGGAAAGGGTCCCCCTCCCACCACTGAGGAGGAGGCCCCTGGCCCTCCAGGAGAGCCCCGGCTGGACAGTGAGACGGAGAGTGACCATGATGATGC CTTCCTCTCCATCATGTCTCCCGAGATCCAGTTGCCCCTGCCACCCGGGAAACGCCGGACCCAGTCCCTCAGTGCCCTGCCAAAGGAACGAGACTCCTCTTCGGAGAAGGATGGACGCAGCCCCAACAAG CGGGAGAAGGACCATATTCGGCGGCCCATGAACGCCTTCATGATCTTCAGCAAGCGGCACCGGGCCCTGGTCCACCAGCGTCACCCCAACCAGGACAACCGGACCGTCAGCAAGATTCTGGGCGAGTGGTGGTATGCCCTGGGGCCCAAGGAGAAGCAGAAGTACCATGACCTGGCCTTCCAG gTGAAAGAGGCCCACTTTAAGGCTCACCCAGACTGGAAGTGGTGCAACAAGGACCGGAAGAAGTCCAGCTCAGAGGCCAAGCCTGCGAGCCTGGGGCTAGCAGGAGGACACAAGGAGACTCGGGAGCGGAGCATGTCTGAGACGGGGACTGCCGCTGCCCCTGGAG TGTCCTCGGAGCTTCTCTCCGTCGCAGCCCAGACACTCCTGAGCTCGGATACCAAGGCTCCAGGGAGTGGTTCCTGTGGGACAGAGCGTCTGCACACAGTGGGGGGACCTGGCTCGGCCCGGCCCCGAGCCTTCTCCCACAGTGGGGTCCACAGCCTGGATGGTGGGGAAGTAGATAGCCAGGCACTACAGGAACTGACTCag ATGGTGTCCGGCCCCGCATCCTATTCTGGTCCAAAGCCTtccacccagtatggggctccaGGCCCCTTCTCAGCCTCTGGTGAGGGAGGTGCCCTGGCGGCTGGCGGGCGACCCCCGCTGCTGCCCACCCGGGCCTCCCGTTCCCAGCGTGCAGCCAGTGAGGACATGACAAGTGACGAGGAACGCATGGTCATctgtgaggaggagggagacgATGATGTCATTG CTGATGATGGCTTCGGCGCCACTGACATTGACCTCAAGTGCAAGGAGCGGGTGACTGACAGCGAGAGCGGAGACAGCTCTGGGGAGGACCCAGAGGGCAGCAAG GGTTTTGGCCGGAAGGTGTTCTCGCCTGTGATTCGTTCCTCCTTTACCCATTGCCGCCCACCATTGGACCCTGAGCCCCCAGGGCCCCCGGATCCATCACCTCCAGCCTTTGGCAAAGGCTATGGGCCCACCCCGTCGTCGTCCTCGTcctcacctgcctcctcctcagccGCCACCTCCTTCCCACTGGGCTCAGGGACCTTCAAGGCCCAGGAGTCAGGTCAGGGCAGCACAGCAGGCCCACTACGACCCCCacctcctggggctgggggcccagggaCACCTTCCAAGGCCACCCGGTTCCTCCCATCGGATCCTGCCGCCTTCCGGCGCAAGAGACCTGAAAGTGTGGGAGGCCTGGAGCCACCAGGCCCCTCGGTCATTGCAGCACCTCCTGGCGGGGGAGGAAGTGTCCTGCAGACGCTGGTCCTGCCCCCAAATAAGGAGGAACGGGAAGGCAGCGGAACCCGCATGCCCTCGGCCCCAGCCCCGTCACTGGCCTATGGGGCTCCAACAGCCCCGTTGTCCCGCCCAGCTGCTACCATGGTCACCAATGTGGTGCGGCCTGTCAGTAGCACTCCTGTGCCCATCGCCTCTaagcccttccccacctctggcCGGGCTGAGGCATCTCCAAATGACACTGTGGGTGCCAGGACTGAGCCGGTCACGGGGTCCCGGGCGCCAGGGAGCTCCCCGCTGGGTGTAAGCTTAGTGTACTCGGACAAGAAGTCGGCAGCCTCTTCGCCGGCCCCGCATCTGGTGGCTGGGCCCCTCCTCAGTACCGTGGGAAAGGCCCCTGCCACAGTCACCAACCTGCTGGTGGGCACACCGGGTTATGGGGCCCCAGCGCCCCCTGCTGTTCAGTTCATAGCCCAGGGGGCCCCTGGCAGTGGAGCCACCACAGGCTCTGGAGCAGGTGCTGGGAGTGGCCCCAATGGGCCAGTGCCCCTGGGCATCTTGCAGCCAGGCACCTTGGGCAAGGCTGGGGGAATCACCCAGGTGCAGTACATCCTGCCCACGCTGCCCCAGCAGCTTCAGGTGGCGCCTGCCCCGACACCAGCCCCTGGGACCAAGGCAGCAGCTCCTGGCGGCCCCGCACCAACCACCAGCATCCGTTTCACCCTCCCCCCGGGCACCTCCACCAACGGCAAAGTTCTGGCAGCCACCGCACCCACCCCTGGCATCCCCATCCTGCAGTCCgtaccctctgccccacctcccaaaG cCCAGTCGGTGTCTCCTGTACAGGCTCcgcccccgggtggctcagcccagCTTCTGCCCGGGAAGGTACTGGTGCCCTTGGCGGCCCCTAGCATGTCTGTGCGGGCTGGAGGGGCTGGCCAGCCACTGCCCCTGGTGAGCCCGCCTTTCTCAGTACCTGTGCAGAACGGGGCCCAGCCACCCAGCAAG ATCATCCAGCTGACTCCAGTGCCCGTGAGCACACCCAGCGGCCTGGTGCCGCCCCTCAGCCCAGCCACACTCTCCGGACCCACCTCCCAGCCTCAGAAGGTCCTGCTGCCCTCCTCTACCAG AATCACCTACGTGCAGTCGGCGGGTGGGCACGCCTTGCCCCTGGGCACCAGCCCTACGTCCAGCCAGGCTGGAACAGTCACCTCGTATGGGCCCACGAGCTCGGTAGCCCTAGGCTTCACCTCGCTGGGGCCCAGTGGACCCGCCTTTGTGCAGCCCCTGCTTTCAG GCCAAGCTCCGTTGCTGGCTCCTGGCCAGGTGGGCGTGTCGCCAGTGCCCAGCCCCCAGCTGCCGCCAGCCTGCACAGCCCCCGGAGGTCCCGTCATCACTGCATTTTACCCTGGCAGCCCTGCACCCACCTCCTCAGCACCCCTAGCCCAGCCATCCCAGGCTCCCCCGGGTCTGGTCTACACCGTGGCCACTAGCACCACCCCACCTGCTGCCACCATCCTGCCAAAGGGCCCACCAGCCCCTGCCACTGCCACCCCGGCCCCTACCAGCCCTTTCCCTAATGCTGCAG GCTCCATGACCTACAGCTTAGTGGCCCCCAAGGCCCAGCGGCCCACCCCCAAGGCCCCCCAGAAAGTGAAGGCAGCCATTGCCAGCATTCCCGTGGGTTCCTTCGAGGCAGGTGCCCCTGGGCGGTCAGGCTCTGCAGCCCGGCAGCCCTTGGAGCCTGGCCCAGCCCGGGAGCTCCCTACCCCTGAGTCTGAGCTTGAGGGGCAGCCTGCAACACCggcccctccaccacccccagaGACCTGGGCTCCCATGGCCCGGAGcagccccccgcctcccccacctGCTGAGGAGCGGACAAGCAGCAAGGGCTCTGAGACTGTG GCCAGCAAATTCCCCAGCTCTTCGTCTTCAGACTGGCGAGTCCCTGGGCTGGGTCTGGAGAGCCGTGGGgagcctcccacccctcccagcccagcgCCAGCTCCGGCCTCAGCCCCCAGCggcagtggcagcagcagcagtgaGGGCAGCAGTGGGAGGGCAGCCGGGGACACCCCTGAGCGCAAGGAGGCCGCTGGTACCGGCAAGAAGGTGAAGGTGCGGCCCCCGCCCCTGAAGAAGACCTTTGACTCTGTGGACAA CAGGGTCCTGTCAGAGGTGGACTTCGAAGAGCGCTTTGCTGAGCTGCCTGAGTTCCGGCCTGAGGAGGTGCTGCCTTCGCCCACCCTGCAGTCTCTGGCCACCTCGCCCCGGGCCATCCTGGGCTCCTACCGCAAGAAGAGGAAGAACTCCACCG ACCTGGACTCGGCCCCTGAGGACCCCACCTCGCCCAAGCGCAAGATGAGGAGACGCTCCAGCtgcagctcagagcccaacacccCCAAGAGTGCCAAGTGCGAGGGGGACATCTTCACCTTCGACCGTACAG GTACGGAAGCGGAGGATGTGCTCGGGGAGCTGGAATACGAGAAGGTGCCATACTCTTCCCTGCGGCGTACCCTGGACCAGCGTCGGGCCCTGGTCATGCAGCTCTTCCAGGACCATGGCTTCTTCCCATCAG CCCAGGCCACGGCAGCTTTCCAGGCCCGCTACGCAGACATCTTCCCCTCCAAGGTGTGTCTGCAGTTGAAGATCCGTGAGGTGCGCCAGAAGATCATGCAGGCGGCCACTCCCACGGAGCAGCCCCCTGGAGCTGAGGCCCCCCTTCCTGCACCGCCCCCCACTGGCACTGCTGctgcccctgtccccactcccagccctgctgggggCCCTGACCCCACCTCACCTGGCTCGGACTCTGGCACAGCTCCAGCTGCCCCGCCACTGCCTCCGCCTCCGGAGCCAGGTCCCGGACAGCCTGGCTGGGAGGGCCCCCCCCagccgtcccccccaccccccggcccctcCACAGCTGCCACAGGCAGGTGA